From Solanum lycopersicum chromosome 4, SLM_r2.1:
CACGTGAGGTTGTCAGCAGGTAAGGTTTAAGTTTGCATGAGAAATCACAGTTAGCAAATCAGATGAACTGCATGTTttcttaaaatgttattaaaaagTTTGATGAAGTTTAACACGTTGGAAAATTCTTAATGTaaccttagttttttttttgtgtgtgttttttttaGTCAAAAAATTTATTGTATAGTATGAATAAAATTTTGGCATATTGAGAtacctaattaaatattaggtatatttgattgtatgatattattaattttatataatacttggaaatattgagatttaaccctaggcttgaaacttgggaaatatcataattgaaatgttaattgacatcaaaatttaagaacttgattataaattaggTGAATTCttaggtcaaggttaaacacataaaagtgtgagtgttgttaatTCCGAAACTTTATtgtatatatacttgaatagattgcattggttcggaagctcaacggaaagggaaggctcaagtccaagaataattattcgattgactaaggcaagtggatttctaaactcttgttaagcgtatgaaattcgtgtatcttcttgtgtggtgttgagaacGATTTGGAGACTTGCTGCTTATTTGttagtgttgtattccttgctgtaaattgtgttttgttatcaaaatggttatctcctcattttcatttgagcatgtcaattgcattgtatctgagacatgattgtggtataaggatgtatcatttcgagggtcgtatcgcgcgccgcgatggatattatatttcgagggacgtatcgcgcgccgcgaaggttactattatcgagggtcgtgtcgtgcgccgcgacagatgcatggacagatatgtcccccatgggtctcggactgagagacagcgagtgtgtatcgttaggaaagacatgcatcacgatattcgacattgcatctcatggcattgcacattttattattgatgaacttgaacatgtgttttgctgatcttgtgattgtttctctgtgaagtctgtgattgttgaatattgagttgttattgagaatgtgtaaactgatagagtgtggttattgagtggtgtatttggtaaactgttaggctgtagcgtggaggtttagatagggtgtaaggagtacccgtattttgttcacttaacttgtgtttagaggtttgcttgttgggtatcgcgtggtttggtactcaccccttgcttctacaaatttttgtaggttacgagcctggatctttgtgataccttctattcttttcgtttccgaggcatcttgtggaggattgtgaggtagctgtttgtcatctcagcgaactttcctactccagtttatgattttgtttttacttgaaagacaacttcattttagacttctattttgtttcaattctaatgtttacattagaggcttgtgcacgtgacaacctggttttggggattgaattaatatgacttggtttcatactagaaattgttgttggattgtcatttacttccgcactttgttagatatttagttttaggctgacttgtcttggtgtgataagacgagtgccatcacgcccatttttgggtcgtgacacaatgtcctaaattcaacaatttacaagaaaaacataattttactcataaaacgcaatCAACGAATGCGATTTATGTATAAAGAGCAGTGATAATGTcgtaaattcaataatttataagaaaaatataattttacttatAAAACGCTTTCAGTGAACGCGATTTATGTATAAAAAGTAGTGGTAATGccttaaattaacaatttacaagaaaaaacaTACGCAATCAACGAATGCGATTAATGTATAAAGAGTAATGACAATGTCgtaaattcaacaatttatgTAGAAAGAGTAGTGGTAATGTCgtaaattcaacaatttataagaaaaatataattttactcataaaaaGCTATCACTGAAAGCATTTTGTGTATAAAAAGCAGTGACAATGTcgtaaattcaacaatttccaagaaaaacataattttactcataaaacgctGTCACTGAAAGAGATTTGTGTATAAAGAGCAGTGACAATGTCgtaaattcaacaatttatgTAGAAAGAGTAGTGGTAATGTCgtaaattcaacaatttatgTAGAAAGAGTAGTGGTAATATCgtaaattcaacaatttatgTAGAAAGAGTAGTGGTAATATCgtaaattcaacaatttatgTAGAAAGAGTAGTGGTAATGTcgtaaattcaataatttacaagaaaaacataattttactcataaaacgcaatcactgaatttttaatttatgtataaagaGCAGTGGCAATGtcataaattcaacaatttatgTAGAAAGAGTAGTGACAATGTCgtaaattcaacaatttataagaaaaacataatttaactCATAAAACGCAATCAACGAATGCGATTTATGTATAAAAAGTAGTGGCAATGTCgtaaattcaacaatttacaagaaaaacataattttactaataaaaCGCTATCACTAAAAGCGATTTGTGTATAGGAGCAGTGGCAATATCGTAAAATCaacaatttataagaaaaatattattttacaatgcacaaaatttattatgtaGTACTAACAAAAATTTTACAATGCACAAAAATTTTtagactttttaaatattttaagttgctaattattgttataattagtatttttcatttaataattcaagataaatttaatttgcgttttaaaaataaaagcaaaagcTACATGAGATGGATGATGGACAATTTTGTCATTACAATcaaaagtatttatatatattgctttgGTCGAAGGTTGAGGAGGATATAATCATCAAAAAACATCTtgtgaaattatttttcctatttatacTAAAGAAcatgtttcttcatttttaatgaactaattatttcttatttaatatgttttttctaaaaaatttcattaactgaacatgaaaaaattaaaaaatttacacCGAACTCACTCAAAACCTAtcccttttttcaaaaaatctttttctttgtAGATAAGGAAtattattatgacttatatgaaagggaaaaaaataaaacataaatttggacttttataatttcttagaaatggtccaaaaaaataaaaactaaattaacATCCACAAATTCCGCCATAACCAATGGCCGTCCATTTTTGGCTATTTGCTGGCAACTTTGTCGATGCCAcgatttaatttcttatatttacgtaatataatatatatatatatatatatactacacTCCTTCTACCAAACTTGGAATCCTAACAAACTttttatactaaaaaataaaataaaataatttcatgtcAACTAgtaatagataaataaataatattaatatgcgaagaaattgaaattttaattagtaacattgaaaatataaagaagtaaacACATAAACGATTCAGATATAATTTTCCGCAAATAAATTCCTTGCTTCAACTTGGCTTCGCTTCGTATTATATATTCCTAccaaagaaaatgaagaaaaacttTTGCTAAAAATATACCCAGACTGTCAacattatcattttataatctaaaacttattatgtattatatattatatacaaagAATAAGTCATTTgaccaaataaaattttaataaaatgaaaaaagattaGTTCCTTCCCTCTATTTGGTTTTGTAAGCTAAGTCCTTAAAAAAGCCATAAAGAAAAGGTCATCCAACTACCAACTATTCtctcgttttaatttatttatcttatttattttttaaatttacttcaaaagaattttttaattataattttttacatgacGTGTTTAAGATTAcgaaagattttattttttttaaaaaaattatatccaattaaaattagacaaataaattataacGAAAAAAAGTAATACATAGGAGAgactttctttaaaaataaaattaaattgtagGTTCAACCATAACGAGAAACTTGCTTACCCAATCCAAGTAGCTTTGACTTTGAgctttatattaataaaaatactataaatattatttgatatgtATAAACAATCTCcctaaaattaagtaaataaaaataattatgaataataaaaatttctGATTCATCTTCACTTTTCAAGAAATTAATTGTTTCTTGCATGataatgtataatatattacgtaaaaaagaattttaagaagttagtggagtagaatgaagacCATTTTAAGACACCTCATTTAATGGGAAATGGCTAGCATAAACTTACttttgtaacaaaaaaattgttcattaataattaaaaaaaaacacacaatACATGTAGTATAATTTCAGAATAatgaaatttgagaaaattataaatgcacttagattttattcttttatattaggGGATAGAAAGATTGTTTTAAATATGATACAAGGCTAACATGATAGCGATTACGAATGCTTGAGTTAGAAGTTCATGGATAATTTGATCTGTATTTTAGTTAAGATATGACCGTCCATTAGCCTTAACGGTATAGTTTTTGGCGCTTTTGTAAAACATGGACATTTCCGAGCAAGTAGAGTTCTTGCATATGTGTAGGATTACACGAACAATTTAAATATCTTAAAGAGTTTGATTATTCTGAATTCATGTTATGTAGGGTTTCggaaaaattatcttttttcatattcaaaatttaaatttaaaaaattcagatTATAAAATAAGTTGCCTCATTCATAGCACCACATTCGTGAATGATAATGAATGTAGTTGTTAATTATGTCATGTGTCAAACTATATTGGAAGAGAAAAACagaattacatatttaaaattataattaatcacATACACATACGTACACACACAATCTAGTTATTTGTCTTTAATACTAGTTTGATTTTGTCTTTATTTtgataagtccaaaatctatttcatgttaaaaataatttgtcctaaatcaattcattacatatatatatatatatatatatatatatatatatataacttgatTATGTATATATTGCTAGAATGTAattgataatatgaaaaaaaatatggatagaaaatcaaatcaatacacaattgacttaattaaattaaaatatttttagaaaaccttaattaaattattttaaactcttttttaaaaacttatccCCATTCATTGTAACTCcttcctttttctttcaaacttcTTTTCGTCATCTTTTTTGCTCCCCTAAATTTacgataattttttaattgaaaatgaaaaatatttactatcTGAACAATTTCCTCTCGTCTAATAATAGCTCTAAACacattttcactttttttttaattacaacaAAATCCTTTTTGGACCTACCAATAGAAATTAGTGGCTAAAATTAGGACCCCAATTGTCAAATTGACAAATGAGGAACTTCTCCAGCTATTTTCCAATTCCCCTATATTCCACAAGGAACAATGAATTCCAAATCcccaaaatattattattttttaaataaaataaatataaaagcaaAATTGGATCAATATTTGCTTAAAaagattattaaaataatatagttttgGTTATATCTTTACAGCTTCTTATGAGCTAACAATGAACCATTAAATATTCTACTTCCAACCctattcttttgttattttcctCTCCTACAATTTCCCTCACCTAATTTTTATTCACTCGATGTCTGATatctgatatttatattaaattactaattaaattcaaatcgCATCGTACAAAAAAATGAGAATGATTAGAAAATGAtactttcaatataattttctttatacgtagaatataaatttaaaatgtttgatTGAGAATACtgaaataattgattaaaatcgaACTAAGACTAGGCTTTATTCATTCAATATCTTATatctgatatttatattaaattactaattaaattcaaatcgCATCGTATGAAAATGAGAATGATTAGAGGATGAtactttcaatataattttctttatacgtaaaatataaatttaaaatatttgattgagAATACTGAAATAATCGATTAAAATCAAACTAAGACTAGGCTTTATTCATTTGATATTTGATATCtgatatttatatgaaattattaattaatacaaattgcATCACATAAGAAAACGAGAATGATTAAAAGATGatactttttaatataattttctttatacatagaatataaatttaaaatatttgattaagaatattaaaataatcGATCAAAATCGAATTAAGACTAGGCTATATGGATAGAAGAGTCATCAAAGAATACTAATCATTACATAATTGTTTTAGTGATTGCATTGGtattattctttctattttaaaatgttatttaattactcatttatCATGAGTTAAAAGAGAATAATTCATGGTTATCATATTCTAAGAATTTACCCCTATACAAAATCAATAGAATTTAGTCAGActtgaattttttgttaagtGTTCTCATAAATATTACCATTAAAGATACAGTtacaaattaaaacaatataaattatatttttttaatcttatataatttattcatattatcTTAGCTtatattttatctaaaaaaaaatttgtttatatatttttggtttttaCCTCAATCAATTGCATCctcacatttttaaaaattttgaatatcaATTCAGTTgtacattcttttttttttttcaagtaaacaatcaaaattatagaatttctttcctctttctattttaaaaattaatttactacATTATCTTCTTTTTGGTACCCATTTCTTGTTTTACTTCATTCATTTCCgtctatatttttcattttaattttttaaaaatatatttagtaagtTTTAATTGTAATACACTTGTTTTATTTATAACGATAGAGATTGAATAACACATTTAAGAATACAACTATAGATAAAGTTACAAATTCATTTATAAGTTTAGAAGAATTCGTTAACTTTGgttaaattctatatttatattctacattttacttaatatatataaataagttgtccagaatttaataaaaaaattcataaactcaATAACCTAAGTTTTTCTTTATCACAAggttcaaaaaaatatttttaatatgttacACATGTCTATCTTAAGATGATATAATTCACAAAttctatttactatttttttcattctaatttatatgatactttttcaaaattcaagttgAAATTCTCTAATATTAACATTTTGCCATATATTCTAATACTTTTTAATTGGTATATctcatatattttatctttatattatttgaaatttagttTGGTAACAAAGATTAATATTTGAGACCAAGTTGCCCCTTAATttcctccattttttttaaaaataaataaaataataataattaaaaaataaaataaaataccccttacccccccccccccccctttttaaCCCAAGCTTCATAAACCCCCCATTGGTACCATATAGTTGTTGCATTGTGGTTGTATAGATAGCGGAATCCAACTTCACTATCTCCACCAACCACCACCATGGCCGGCGGAGAACTCATTGCCGTCGCCGGCGACTCTACCAAAATCCCTCTCCAGGTTGTTCATGATGTTTGTCGAATTTCCGGTGCCGGATTTGCTGGTTTCTTCAAGAAAGACTGTACTGATTTAGCTAGAAGAGTGTCCCTTTTGGCTTATTTGCTTGAGGAAATCAGAGATTCCAACACCCATTTGGGTTCTTCATCATCTTCCCATGATTCATGCTTGTATGATCTCTCCATAGCTCTCAAAGCTGCAAAAAGACTTCTTTTAGCAGCAAATGACTTTGATCCCAAGATCTCAGCTGTAAGTATATAGTAATGATCCTTATGCATTTgtaaacttgatttttttttttgaatttgtgtATCTGTACTTGGGTAGTTAAGTTTGGGGGTGGGGGATTTGACATGTGAATTCCCAAAGTCTTAAGTTTTTTAGCTGAAAATTGTGAAATCTAGCATTGTAGTTGTTTTTCCTGTTACGTGTTGGTCATTTCGGAAACCCAATGGTGTGGATTAGTGATCAATGAAGTGGGTTGTGAACCACGAGGACTCTGGTTTCAATGGTAGATAATGCTAGGTGATATCTTCTCGTTTGTCCTATAGCTTTGGTAGACAGAGTTATGTGTTACCTATTGTTTGTTGGAGGTGATAAGTATCTCATGGAATTAGTTGAGGTGCGCTCAAGCTGGCAAAGTCACCTCGGTTAtcagaaaagaaaaattggcATTCCTTTTGTGGTTCTGTGTTTGAAGGTGGATAAATTTCGGTAGAAAGAATGGAGGTTCTTTGACTTTTTCTGTGTTAGGAATTGGGAAGATGTGATAAATTTGGATTCAAAATTTGGCAAGAGATCCTTTTGGGGTTGTTTAGATTTAAAGTTGTttgatttgataaataattaagattcatTTGCCACATTGTGCATAATCCACACTTGTGAAATGAATGATGCAAGTTTTCTCTTCTCGATGACGTTTAATTAAATGGAACTTTTATAATAGATATCTTCAATGTTGCCACAGTTTACTGAAGTTCTTTGGTAGCAAGTTTCATTCAAGCTAATACTGTGTGCCTTTCTCAAAGTGTGTTGTTTCTTGATTGAAGGATGCGGAAAGGAAGAAAATTGTCTTTCAATTTCAATGTGTAACATGGAAATTGGTGAAATCCCTAGGCAGCTTACCATATGACCAGTTTGACATATCAGAAGAAGTACAAGAGCAGGTTTGTTTTGAGGTTTTACTTTTTCCTGCTTATGCTGTTTTCTCTGTTGGATTTCCCCCTTAACGTTTCTATGTTTCCAGGTTGAATTGGTCAGATCACAGTTGACACGAGCTAAAGAGAGGTATGGTGGACCTTTGGCTTCATATGTATTATCTCGAGCATTATCCCAACCATTAGATAAGGAGATTGATCCGCTTCAGTCGGGCAGTCGGGGAGTTGGAAGTTTACATCTAGAAAATGTTGGCAATATTGATCATGAAGTTTGGCCAAAACTTGGAGGTCTTCCCTTAGGTAACACCCCAAACGGCAATGTTTGTGTTCAGATAGTTCAGGAACCAGAAAATCTAAGGAATTCATCCAAAAATTCTGAGGTTACTTCTCCCAAAAGTCCTGGTTTGGCCAGGGAAGATGACTCACCCAGCAAGAAACTTGTGGAGAGTAAGAAGCCCAATTCTCCTATAATTCCTGAAGAGTATCTTTGCCCTATATCCCTTGAGCTCATGAGGGATCCTGTAATTGTGGCCACTGGACAGGTACCGTCCTCGTCAGTCTGATACATTATCATTTGACTGCATATTTGCCTATCTTTGGCTTTTAGATGGAAGTTATTCTTGGAATTGTATCTTTTTAGGTGTAAAATCTTCAAATGTAGTGTTCTtgaagtaatgcttaatgtagACTTTTCTTATTCCTACAGACTTACGAGAGATCTTTCATACAAAGATGGATAGACGGTGGCAACACAAGATGCCCAAAAACTCAGCAAATACTCCAAGATCTTACGCTGACACCAAATATTGCTTTAAGAAGTCTCATTTCTGATTGGTGTGCAAAGAACAACGTAGAGCAGCCAACTGCATTAGCAAATGGGAGAATAAAGCGAAGTGATGGATCGTTTCGTGATGTTAGTGGGGATATAGCAGCTATTGAGGCAATTGTACGCAAACTTTCAAGCAGGTCCACTGACGATCGGAGGGCTGCAGTAGCGGAGATCCGGTCTCTATCCAAAAGAAGCACAGACAACAGAGTTTTGATTGCTGAAGCTGGAGCAATCCCGTTATTGGTCAACTTGTTGACATCTGAAGACAGTCAAATCCAAGAAAATGCTGTCACTTCTATTCTTAACCTTTCTATATTTGGCAACAACAAGGGGCTTATCATGCTTGCCGATGCTGTTCCTTCAATTGTTCAAGTTCTCAGAGCTGGAAGCATGGAAGCAAAAGAAAATGCAGCAGCGACCATCTTTAGTTTATCACTTGGAGATGagaacaaaattataatagGTGCATCGGGGGCCATCCCAGCTCTGGTAGAATTGCTTCAGACTGGAAGCACCAGAGGGAAGAAAGACGCTGCAACAGCATTATTTAACTTGTGCATATATCAAGGAAACAAGGGCAGGGCTGTTCGGGCAGGGATTATACCAGTACTGTTAATGATGCTGAAAGATTCAAGCAGCTGCATGGTTGATGAAGCCTTGACCATTCTTTCAGTTCTTGCCAGCCACCAAGAGGCCAAGGCTGCCATAGCAAAAGCTAGCACGATTCCTGTATTGATAGATCTACTAAGGACAGGTCTACCTCGTAATAAAGAGAATGCTGCTGCTATCTTGCTATCCTTGTGCAAAAGAGATACTGTGAACTTATCTTGCCTTCGTAGGCTCGGTGCACTTATACCTCTTACAGAGCTTGCTAATACTGGCACAGAAAGGGCCAAGAGGAAGGCTACTTCATTGTTGGAGCACCTTCAAAAACCTCTGCAACCTTGACTGGTATTCTATCAGCGAAGGATTCATTAATTGCTTCTTTCATTCTTACCTAACCGTGAATTACACGATTCCATTTATAGTGTGATATAAAATCTGAGAAAACgaacatgagaaaataattcATTCTCATTGCTTGTTGCATCAGTGTATCTATATTTAGTCTGTTTTCGAGTGAGTAACTGATTCGTTTGACctgtattttttttcactatttGTTACTAATTGATCAATTTGATGTCTGCCACACTAAGGTGTGACGGAAATTTATCAACTCTGTGTAAATGAAACATTTTGATTTGTGAAAAAttgctcttttcttttcctttatccTTCTACTTGTGATGTCTTTGTAAATTGATGCTGCATTACTTTCTGCAGAAGAATCTGtatgat
This genomic window contains:
- the LOC101251973 gene encoding U-box domain-containing protein 11; this encodes MAGGELIAVAGDSTKIPLQVVHDVCRISGAGFAGFFKKDCTDLARRVSLLAYLLEEIRDSNTHLGSSSSSHDSCLYDLSIALKAAKRLLLAANDFDPKISADAERKKIVFQFQCVTWKLVKSLGSLPYDQFDISEEVQEQVELVRSQLTRAKERYGGPLASYVLSRALSQPLDKEIDPLQSGSRGVGSLHLENVGNIDHEVWPKLGGLPLGNTPNGNVCVQIVQEPENLRNSSKNSEVTSPKSPGLAREDDSPSKKLVESKKPNSPIIPEEYLCPISLELMRDPVIVATGQTYERSFIQRWIDGGNTRCPKTQQILQDLTLTPNIALRSLISDWCAKNNVEQPTALANGRIKRSDGSFRDVSGDIAAIEAIVRKLSSRSTDDRRAAVAEIRSLSKRSTDNRVLIAEAGAIPLLVNLLTSEDSQIQENAVTSILNLSIFGNNKGLIMLADAVPSIVQVLRAGSMEAKENAAATIFSLSLGDENKIIIGASGAIPALVELLQTGSTRGKKDAATALFNLCIYQGNKGRAVRAGIIPVLLMMLKDSSSCMVDEALTILSVLASHQEAKAAIAKASTIPVLIDLLRTGLPRNKENAAAILLSLCKRDTVNLSCLRRLGALIPLTELANTGTERAKRKATSLLEHLQKPLQP